A genome region from Alkalimarinus coralli includes the following:
- a CDS encoding urease accessory protein UreF, with protein sequence MNAKSLLSLLYLSSPALPIGAFAYSQGLESAIEMEWVKDGDDLAEWLSGVLSNGLAQQDLPLFYRMYSAWDKGDLESLNRWNQHFRASRESAELLLEDEQLGRSLKRLLISLDILDQVQLPENAGFFTLFAFAAKHFSIDTDEAALGLCWSWLENQVTVACKAIPLGQTAAQKVMLPMMEKIERAIAHAKLVSDSEIGATLPGFAIASAIHETQYSRLFRS encoded by the coding sequence ATGAACGCTAAATCACTATTATCACTGTTATACCTTTCCAGCCCTGCATTGCCGATTGGCGCTTTTGCCTACTCACAAGGCCTGGAGTCCGCGATTGAAATGGAATGGGTTAAGGATGGTGACGACCTGGCAGAGTGGCTGTCGGGCGTATTATCTAACGGCCTCGCACAACAAGACTTGCCACTTTTTTACCGCATGTATTCCGCGTGGGATAAGGGGGACTTAGAGTCATTGAACCGCTGGAACCAGCACTTTAGAGCCAGTCGGGAAAGTGCTGAGCTACTGTTGGAAGATGAACAGTTAGGGCGTTCGTTAAAACGCCTGCTGATTTCGCTGGATATTTTGGATCAGGTTCAGCTTCCCGAAAATGCAGGTTTTTTTACGTTGTTTGCATTTGCGGCCAAGCACTTTTCTATTGATACCGACGAAGCGGCACTCGGGCTATGTTGGAGCTGGTTAGAGAATCAAGTGACCGTTGCTTGTAAGGCGATCCCTTTAGGGCAAACCGCAGCGCAAAAAGTAATGTTACCAATGATGGAAAAAATTGAGCGGGCGATAGCGCATGCCAAGCTTGTCAGTGATAGCGAAATTGGAGCGACATTGCCCGGTTTTGCCATAGCCAGTGCAATACATGAAACACAGTACTCACGTTTATTTAGAAGCTAA
- the ureG gene encoding urease accessory protein UreG — MTTQCLRIGVGGPVGSGKTALLRQLCLAMRKHYNMAVVTNDIYTKEDQEFLIRHDALEQDRIMGVETGGCPHTAIREDASMNLAAIDELQERHEGLEFVLVESGGDNLSATFSPELSDLTLYVIDVCAGDKIPRKGGPGITKSDLLIINKTDLAPMVNASLDVMDRDSKKMRGEKPFVFANLIKGEGLRSIIDFIVDKGMLDKRISDDVSFEEPQTA, encoded by the coding sequence ATGACGACCCAATGTTTGAGAATCGGTGTTGGTGGCCCTGTTGGCTCAGGTAAAACAGCGCTTTTACGGCAGCTATGTCTGGCTATGCGGAAGCATTACAACATGGCTGTTGTGACCAATGATATCTATACCAAAGAAGATCAGGAATTTTTGATACGCCACGACGCGCTCGAACAAGACCGTATCATGGGGGTTGAAACCGGTGGTTGCCCACATACGGCGATACGTGAAGATGCATCGATGAACTTGGCAGCCATTGACGAACTGCAGGAGCGCCATGAGGGGCTGGAGTTTGTGCTGGTTGAAAGTGGAGGGGATAACCTTTCTGCTACGTTCAGCCCTGAGCTTTCAGACCTCACTTTATATGTTATTGATGTGTGTGCAGGTGATAAAATTCCACGCAAAGGGGGGCCTGGTATTACCAAGTCAGACCTGTTGATAATCAACAAGACGGATCTTGCGCCGATGGTCAATGCGTCTCTTGATGTTATGGATAGGGATTCAAAGAAAATGCGCGGAGAGAAACCGTTTGTTTTTGCCAACCTCATTAAAGGCGAAGGGCTCAGGTCTATTATTGACTTCATCGTCGATAAAGGCATGTTGGATAAACGTATTTCAGATGATGTTAGCTTTGAAGAGCCTCAAACGGCATGA
- a CDS encoding pseudouridine synthase, whose product MDAKFSLTVTDKQAGITLIDCLLPCIPYLSREKWCSLLESGQIKVNGVAISENIQTQTGQVIDYTVPDYQEAAVDPNWSLLWSNDEIAAIHKPANLPVNRTTRNVYNTLIQLLRRESPWPNAHLLHRLDIETSGVILIGQNNEVARKYQPALPGLIKRKIYHAVVYGTPEWTALDYECDLATLPDSPIRCQMHKVKRGEGKYSRTGFSVLSSTEGFSLVRCELMTGRKHQIRAHLAALGHPIVGDKIYSLSGEMYLKRINQPLTGLDNEKLVTSHHLLHAYELHLHNLSHPADPELVIRDDNFPPEWREFVKNNFIEAER is encoded by the coding sequence ATGGATGCCAAATTTTCATTGACCGTTACAGACAAACAGGCAGGTATAACCCTCATCGATTGTCTTTTGCCCTGTATACCTTACCTTAGTCGGGAGAAGTGGTGCTCGCTGTTAGAATCGGGGCAGATTAAAGTCAATGGTGTGGCAATATCTGAAAATATACAGACTCAGACCGGACAAGTTATAGATTACACTGTGCCCGATTATCAGGAGGCTGCGGTTGATCCAAATTGGTCGCTACTGTGGTCAAATGACGAAATTGCAGCCATTCACAAACCCGCCAACCTTCCGGTTAACCGAACCACTCGCAACGTATATAACACACTCATTCAACTGCTGCGACGAGAGAGTCCTTGGCCAAATGCTCACTTGCTTCATCGATTAGACATTGAAACATCCGGCGTTATTTTAATTGGTCAAAACAATGAGGTGGCTCGTAAATACCAACCTGCTCTGCCGGGGCTTATAAAACGCAAAATATACCATGCCGTTGTTTACGGAACCCCTGAATGGACAGCGCTTGATTACGAGTGTGATTTAGCCACTCTTCCTGACAGCCCAATTCGATGCCAGATGCATAAGGTAAAGCGCGGCGAGGGGAAGTACAGCCGCACAGGGTTCTCGGTTCTCAGCTCTACCGAGGGGTTTTCACTGGTCAGGTGTGAGCTTATGACAGGGCGAAAGCATCAAATTCGTGCGCATCTGGCAGCTCTGGGGCACCCAATAGTGGGAGATAAAATATATAGTCTTAGTGGAGAAATGTATTTAAAGCGAATCAACCAGCCGCTTACCGGCCTAGATAACGAAAAACTTGTTACATCTCATCACCTTCTGCACGCTTATGAGCTGCATTTGCATAACCTTAGTCATCCTGCTGACCCTGAACTGGTCATCAGAGATGATAATTTCCCGCCAGAGTGGCGTGAGTTTGTTAAAAATAACTTTATTGAAGCGGAACGCTAA
- a CDS encoding substrate-binding periplasmic protein, whose product MMRKWLLLCIMLSAGGAFAEEPINIYGYDIKSSTYTDSSQELRGKHHGGRQAFLAELTRELMIKLNLTPDIIPIEKTGASRAAKMNGPHGFLGIRRTSDNANDYQWVGPLLEESSYFIKRRDSDIRLATVEDAKRAASVCVRTASPQVQPLKERGFTNIDYASSYKACWDRVADGRSDLTLLSAVLFPTIEKIAGVTVDKLSKTDVVIADEAFLAFPNGTPLETVKKWRGALEAIKTSGRYSSLVHHYYCRQDCF is encoded by the coding sequence ATGATGAGAAAATGGTTGCTGCTTTGCATTATGTTATCAGCCGGTGGTGCGTTCGCAGAAGAGCCTATCAATATATATGGCTACGACATAAAGTCGAGTACTTATACCGATAGTAGTCAAGAATTGAGGGGAAAGCATCACGGCGGCCGGCAAGCATTTTTAGCGGAGCTTACACGCGAGTTAATGATAAAGCTTAACCTGACGCCAGATATTATTCCTATAGAAAAAACAGGCGCTTCAAGGGCAGCCAAGATGAATGGCCCACACGGGTTTCTTGGGATCCGGCGTACCAGTGATAATGCCAACGACTATCAATGGGTCGGCCCCCTTCTGGAAGAGTCATCATATTTTATTAAACGTAGAGATAGCGATATAAGGCTTGCTACGGTGGAAGACGCGAAACGTGCAGCTTCGGTATGTGTTCGTACCGCTAGCCCTCAAGTGCAGCCTCTAAAAGAACGAGGGTTCACCAATATTGATTATGCCTCATCATATAAGGCATGCTGGGATCGAGTCGCAGATGGCCGTTCAGATCTCACGTTATTGAGTGCAGTGCTATTTCCAACCATAGAGAAAATAGCTGGTGTGACGGTTGATAAATTGAGTAAAACAGATGTCGTTATTGCAGATGAAGCTTTCCTGGCATTTCCAAACGGTACGCCACTTGAAACGGTTAAAAAGTGGAGAGGAGCCCTTGAGGCGATTAAAACCTCGGGCCGCTACAGTAGCTTGGTTCATCACTATTACTGCCGGCAAGACTGTTTCTAG
- a CDS encoding putative quinol monooxygenase gives MSIVVNLQSKAKPETTTKLISFIEEKLPAVRGFSGCMQVSICLNRDSGDLLFYEKWSSKEAHEKYLLNIQNNGVMAQLMSYLSDPPTVNYYESLDI, from the coding sequence ATGAGTATCGTCGTTAATTTACAGTCAAAAGCCAAGCCTGAAACTACTACTAAACTCATCTCGTTTATAGAAGAAAAGCTACCCGCAGTTAGAGGCTTTAGTGGGTGTATGCAAGTATCGATTTGCCTTAATCGAGATAGTGGGGATCTGCTATTTTACGAAAAGTGGTCGTCGAAAGAAGCACACGAAAAGTACTTGTTGAATATCCAGAATAACGGTGTCATGGCCCAGTTAATGAGTTATCTTTCAGACCCTCCTACAGTTAATTATTATGAGTCACTGGATATATAA